The Bdellovibrionota bacterium genome has a segment encoding these proteins:
- the recO gene encoding DNA repair protein RecO, producing the protein MSRPLESMEAVIVRQVPYGEADLIVGLMTDLRGKLSVFASGARKSVKRFGGGLDLFSYVRADLRPPRAAHEHLWRLEKIELIDPHFSVRSNLRAFATASYLAECIWSLGGEGDPQHRLFVWWRETLAAMERDPAASDRAVQLDLELLKLCGYSPRWNVCIECGRPPQGNPLFFSFEQGGISCQSCRKRGEGRWLDSATVRHLYSGESMEHGEEDSIRRTLDAFVTHTLGREPKSQRFREEILRERG; encoded by the coding sequence ATGAGTCGGCCTCTCGAATCGATGGAGGCCGTCATCGTTCGGCAGGTGCCTTACGGCGAAGCCGACCTGATCGTGGGGTTGATGACCGATCTGCGTGGAAAACTCTCGGTCTTCGCCTCGGGCGCCCGAAAGAGCGTGAAACGTTTCGGGGGCGGGCTGGATCTTTTTTCATACGTTCGAGCCGACCTCCGCCCGCCGCGGGCCGCTCATGAACATTTATGGCGGCTGGAAAAAATCGAATTGATCGACCCTCATTTCTCGGTTCGGTCGAACCTGCGGGCGTTCGCCACGGCAAGTTATCTGGCGGAATGCATTTGGTCCTTGGGAGGCGAGGGAGATCCGCAACACCGGCTGTTCGTTTGGTGGAGAGAGACGCTGGCCGCCATGGAGCGCGATCCCGCGGCGTCGGACCGCGCCGTACAATTGGATTTGGAACTTCTCAAACTTTGCGGCTACTCACCCCGATGGAATGTCTGCATCGAGTGCGGCCGCCCGCCGCAGGGGAATCCGCTCTTCTTTTCCTTCGAACAGGGCGGTATTTCGTGTCAGAGCTGCCGCAAACGGGGAGAAGGGCGTTGGCTCGACTCCGCGACGGTTCGGCATCTTTACTCGGGCGAGTCGATGGAGCATGGCGAGGAAGACTCCATCCGCCGGACGCTGGATGCCTTTGTGACCCATACGCTGGGGCGGGAGCCAAAGAGCCAGCGTTTTCGAGAGGAGATTTTGCGTGAACGCGGGTGA
- a CDS encoding methyltransferase — MTGRLLKRERSGLVRAAVVRSFVIGILATLVFGVALYHPFFQSRVLSRMPFLWTLILFLYWVVPLPLYLLTFLRHPERRYDSGSKPLLVLALVRRLRRGGWHGIRPAFRSFHARLTLLSLLVKLYYLPLMTSFFWEHTTFIVGWFQRSPSLSSFTLQDWVLGSGYSLVNQTIFLIDTMIFAFGYAVELPWLKSRIRSVEPTLLGWTVTLACYPPFNMATDVVLSRKYANVVLPDLFRATLNIGVLTCLLIYLWASIALWFKASNLTHRGIVAHGPYRFIRHPAYAAKNLSWWLESLPSLTNPSNILSIVGWNVIYILRAITEERHLKKDPAYREYCRKVRYRFIPGVV, encoded by the coding sequence GTGACGGGGCGGCTGTTGAAACGGGAACGATCGGGCCTTGTGCGCGCGGCTGTCGTTCGCTCCTTCGTCATCGGAATTCTCGCCACACTTGTGTTTGGTGTTGCGCTCTATCATCCCTTCTTCCAATCCCGCGTCCTTTCTCGAATGCCCTTTCTCTGGACTCTGATCCTCTTTCTTTACTGGGTGGTGCCGCTCCCGCTCTATCTCCTGACGTTTCTTCGCCATCCCGAGCGGCGGTACGATTCCGGGTCAAAGCCGCTTCTTGTTCTAGCGCTTGTCCGGAGACTTCGACGGGGAGGTTGGCACGGAATCCGGCCCGCTTTTCGTTCCTTCCACGCTCGGCTGACGCTTCTGAGTCTTCTGGTGAAGCTTTATTACCTGCCGCTCATGACTTCTTTTTTTTGGGAGCACACGACGTTCATTGTGGGCTGGTTTCAGCGGAGTCCGTCCTTAAGTTCGTTTACGCTGCAAGACTGGGTTTTGGGTAGCGGCTATTCGCTTGTAAACCAGACGATCTTCCTGATTGATACGATGATTTTTGCGTTCGGTTATGCCGTCGAACTGCCCTGGCTCAAAAGCCGGATTCGATCCGTCGAGCCGACGCTGCTTGGATGGACGGTGACACTGGCCTGTTATCCGCCGTTTAACATGGCGACCGACGTTGTTCTGAGTCGGAAATACGCCAACGTCGTTCTTCCCGATCTTTTCCGCGCGACGTTGAATATCGGCGTCCTGACCTGCCTGCTGATTTACCTGTGGGCCTCGATCGCGCTCTGGTTCAAGGCGAGCAATCTCACGCATCGCGGGATCGTCGCCCACGGCCCGTATCGATTCATCCGGCACCCGGCCTATGCCGCCAAAAACCTCTCCTGGTGGTTGGAGAGCCTTCCAAGTTTAACGAATCCCTCCAACATTCTTTCGATCGTGGGCTGGAACGTCATTTACATTCTCCGGGCGATCACCGAGGAACGGCACCTCAAAAAAGATCCCGCGTACCGCGAATATTGCCGCAAAGTACGATATCGATTCATTCCCGGTGTTGTCTGA
- a CDS encoding radical SAM protein has product MSMYIHKALLTYKYLRNVAQKRPISVNLEITKRCNATCDFCDYWKTTKENVIDDYGPVLKPIDPMMVNITGGEPLLRTNLPEIIRGIKRAVPISYVAMITNGSLMTIEKAKELKKAGLNQISFSVDSLDEQHDKSRGIPGLWKHLESLIPQVAKLGFDSIGFNWIIMEENFSQTLLAAEKAREWGVRISYTSYCDLKNMNDTHYLSEENLSRFPGVINQILQFKRQYKNVRSSDYFLSLMPRYYGHDQIDGCPAGLRWVQITPEGWYKPCSELPPVVFWKDYDHRKSFQQQECTLCWYGCRGEAQTPVDLKRIREFL; this is encoded by the coding sequence ATGAGCATGTATATTCACAAAGCGCTGTTGACGTACAAATATCTCCGTAATGTGGCGCAAAAACGGCCCATTTCCGTGAATTTGGAGATCACCAAGCGCTGCAACGCCACCTGCGACTTTTGCGACTATTGGAAAACCACGAAAGAGAACGTCATTGACGATTACGGTCCGGTCCTCAAGCCGATCGATCCGATGATGGTGAACATTACGGGCGGTGAGCCGTTGTTGCGGACGAATCTTCCCGAAATCATTCGGGGAATCAAACGGGCCGTCCCGATCAGTTACGTGGCCATGATCACCAACGGCTCTTTGATGACCATAGAAAAGGCCAAAGAGCTGAAAAAGGCCGGACTCAACCAGATCTCCTTTTCCGTGGATTCACTGGATGAGCAGCACGATAAGAGCCGCGGAATTCCCGGCCTGTGGAAACATCTGGAAAGCCTGATTCCCCAAGTCGCCAAGCTCGGGTTCGATTCCATCGGATTCAACTGGATCATTATGGAAGAGAACTTCAGCCAGACTCTGCTGGCCGCGGAAAAGGCCCGCGAGTGGGGCGTCCGCATTTCGTACACGTCATACTGCGACCTCAAAAATATGAACGACACGCATTATCTGTCCGAGGAAAATCTTTCCCGTTTCCCGGGCGTCATCAATCAGATTCTTCAATTTAAACGCCAGTACAAGAACGTTCGGTCGTCGGATTATTTCCTTTCGCTCATGCCGAGATATTACGGGCATGACCAGATCGACGGATGCCCGGCCGGCTTGCGATGGGTTCAGATCACGCCCGAAGGATGGTACAAGCCCTGTTCGGAATTGCCTCCCGTCGTCTTTTGGAAAGACTACGATCACCGCAAGAGTTTTCAGCAACAGGAATGCACCCTTTGTTGGTACGGTTGTCGCGGCGAGGCCCAAACGCCGGTCGATCTCAAGCGAATTCGCGAGTTTCTCTGA
- the mazG gene encoding nucleoside triphosphate pyrophosphohydrolase, with product MNAGEKFNRLVEIMARLRGPDGCPWDREQTPESIRPYCIEEAYEVVEAIDEGDPKKLSEELGDLLLQVVFHARFGEEKNQFNVEGVIDSINEKLVRRHPHVFRRNKGDEASTPDEVLEKWAKIKKLEGRKHLLDGIPKALPALLRATRMGEKAGGVGFDWPDAEGVWKKVEEEMDELRAAKGDLKKTEEELGDLLYALTSLARHLKVDAESSLRMATEKFEKRFRWMEEEARKRGEELAELTADELDRLWNQGKMTTREVEKK from the coding sequence GTGAACGCGGGTGAAAAGTTCAATCGTTTGGTGGAAATCATGGCCCGCCTGCGCGGACCGGACGGCTGTCCCTGGGACCGCGAGCAAACGCCCGAATCGATCCGTCCGTATTGCATCGAGGAGGCGTACGAAGTTGTCGAAGCGATCGACGAAGGGGATCCCAAGAAACTCTCCGAGGAGCTGGGAGATCTTCTCCTTCAGGTGGTGTTCCATGCCCGCTTCGGAGAGGAAAAAAATCAGTTCAACGTCGAAGGGGTGATCGATTCGATCAACGAAAAACTCGTTCGCCGTCATCCACATGTCTTCCGGCGGAACAAAGGGGACGAGGCTTCCACGCCCGACGAGGTTCTGGAGAAATGGGCGAAGATCAAGAAGCTGGAAGGGCGAAAACACCTTTTGGATGGAATTCCCAAGGCTCTGCCGGCGCTTCTGCGCGCCACGCGCATGGGGGAAAAGGCCGGGGGTGTCGGCTTCGACTGGCCCGACGCCGAAGGCGTTTGGAAAAAAGTGGAAGAAGAGATGGACGAACTGCGTGCGGCAAAGGGTGATTTGAAAAAGACGGAAGAGGAGTTGGGCGATTTGTTGTATGCGCTCACGAGTCTCGCGCGGCACCTGAAGGTGGACGCCGAATCGAGCCTCCGCATGGCTACGGAGAAGTTCGAAAAACGGTTTCGGTGGATGGAGGAAGAAGCGCGGAAGCGGGGAGAGGAGCTTGCGGAGCTAACCGCCGACGAGCTGGATCGGCTTTGGAATCAGGGGAAAATGACTACCAGAGAGGTTGAAAAGAAGTGA
- a CDS encoding ribonuclease PH yields the protein MRSPGRDELGLRPLLIEPNYIKYPEGSCLIRMGNTWVLCSASVEESVPPFLEGKKRGWVTAEYSMLPRATHTRKRR from the coding sequence ATGAGATCTCCCGGACGCGACGAACTCGGCCTGCGACCTCTTTTGATCGAGCCGAATTACATTAAATATCCCGAGGGATCGTGTCTGATCCGCATGGGCAACACTTGGGTCCTCTGTTCCGCTTCGGTGGAGGAGAGTGTCCCCCCCTTTTTGGAAGGGAAAAAACGGGGTTGGGTCACCGCCGAATATTCCATGCTTCCGCGGGCGACGCACACCCGAAAACGGCGGG
- the glp gene encoding gephyrin-like molybdotransferase Glp: MIPWREAVQKILKETQAAPTELVPSANGLDRVLAENIRSKGDHPPYAQSAMDGFAVRAGECSEGMELDVIGEVAAGSAGGRSLSPHHAIRIMTGGEIPSGADAVVRTEDTEPMGEARIRLTKKPRSGDNVRSLGEDLRKGDELFRPGTWLGPPELGMLAYLGVHRVQVAKRPIVAVLPTGNELVEAEEAAFSEREKLLFNSNGPMISAAVRRDGGTAEQLPIARDNRSLLHSALARGLDADVLITSGGVSVGTYDFVRDELEKLGVQVVFHQVAIRPGRPILFGVREKPKRTSVFALPGNPVSTFVTYEMFVRPALRKMLGCEPFEHPTCLAMLEEPIKKKKPGLTFFIQGIVRFNKGSLLARPSGKQGSHLLTSVVRANALLVLEDSRAEIPAGEVIPVIPLRDISG; encoded by the coding sequence ATGATCCCTTGGCGGGAAGCGGTTCAGAAAATTCTCAAAGAAACTCAAGCCGCGCCGACGGAACTCGTTCCGTCCGCCAACGGATTAGACCGGGTTCTGGCTGAAAATATCCGCTCCAAGGGGGACCATCCTCCGTATGCCCAATCGGCGATGGACGGCTTTGCCGTGCGGGCGGGCGAATGCAGCGAAGGGATGGAACTCGACGTCATCGGTGAAGTCGCCGCCGGTTCAGCCGGAGGCCGTTCTCTTTCGCCCCATCACGCCATTCGAATCATGACCGGCGGGGAGATCCCCTCCGGCGCCGATGCCGTCGTTCGAACTGAGGATACCGAGCCCATGGGGGAGGCGCGGATCCGTCTCACGAAGAAACCTCGATCGGGCGACAACGTCCGTTCACTGGGGGAAGATCTAAGGAAAGGAGATGAACTGTTCCGGCCGGGAACTTGGCTTGGGCCCCCCGAACTCGGAATGTTGGCCTACTTGGGTGTTCATCGTGTCCAGGTCGCTAAGCGTCCCATCGTCGCCGTTCTCCCGACCGGAAACGAGTTGGTGGAAGCCGAGGAAGCTGCTTTTTCGGAAAGAGAAAAGCTTCTTTTCAATTCAAACGGTCCGATGATTTCGGCCGCCGTCCGCCGAGACGGGGGAACGGCGGAGCAGCTTCCGATCGCCCGAGATAATCGTTCGCTTCTCCATTCGGCGCTGGCGCGAGGGTTGGACGCCGACGTTTTGATCACGTCGGGGGGAGTTTCGGTCGGGACATATGATTTTGTCCGAGACGAATTGGAAAAACTCGGCGTTCAGGTCGTTTTTCACCAGGTAGCGATCCGTCCCGGCCGGCCGATTTTGTTCGGAGTTCGGGAGAAACCGAAGCGGACATCGGTATTCGCGTTGCCCGGGAATCCCGTATCTACGTTCGTGACGTACGAAATGTTTGTCCGGCCGGCGCTGAGGAAAATGCTCGGCTGTGAGCCGTTCGAACACCCGACGTGCCTCGCGATGCTCGAAGAACCGATCAAGAAAAAGAAGCCGGGTCTCACTTTCTTCATACAGGGGATCGTTCGATTCAATAAAGGATCTCTTCTCGCCCGGCCATCCGGTAAACAAGGCTCTCATCTGCTCACTTCCGTTGTTCGCGCCAACGCCCTTCTCGTATTGGAGGATTCGCGAGCGGAAATTCCTGCGGGCGAAGTGATTCCCGTTATTCCGCTTCGAGATATTTCCGGCTAG
- a CDS encoding type II secretion system protein, producing MTVKPRAFTLVELMITLVIVAILLSAGLITMRGYIPKQRLLSTVSGLENLLSRAQSEATARSHWTCIKFSTSGPLTAELWVDENSNHAGNLCGDSAAPAADILISSLPFKPDIDFASCSGTPANVDRTCIIWFDNTGSPKLCAACQSVSTTACVDHSFQIILKNPNLEATARAREIEALSGGLIQTVKPGEKGLVGTSGAGAIFARIPPVLSDAGACE from the coding sequence ATGACGGTCAAACCGCGCGCATTCACACTGGTCGAGTTGATGATCACGTTGGTCATTGTCGCGATCCTTCTTTCCGCCGGCCTGATCACGATGCGCGGATACATTCCCAAACAACGTCTCTTATCCACCGTGTCGGGGCTTGAGAACCTGCTCTCAAGAGCGCAATCGGAGGCCACGGCGCGAAGCCACTGGACCTGTATTAAGTTCTCGACCAGCGGCCCGCTCACAGCCGAGCTCTGGGTCGATGAAAACAGCAATCATGCGGGCAATCTTTGCGGCGATTCTGCAGCACCCGCGGCGGATATTCTGATCTCCAGCCTGCCGTTTAAGCCTGACATCGATTTCGCATCTTGTTCCGGTACCCCGGCAAACGTCGACAGAACTTGCATCATATGGTTCGACAACACAGGTTCACCCAAGCTTTGCGCAGCCTGCCAAAGTGTATCCACGACTGCGTGTGTCGACCATAGCTTCCAGATCATTCTGAAGAACCCGAATCTTGAAGCCACGGCGCGGGCACGAGAGATCGAAGCGCTCAGTGGCGGATTGATTCAGACCGTAAAACCGGGAGAAAAAGGCCTCGTCGGAACATCGGGCGCCGGAGCAATATTCGCGAGAATCCCCCCGGTGCTAAGCGATGCCGGAGCTTGCGAGTAA
- a CDS encoding NAD+ synthase, protein MRVALAQINTSTGAIDENCKRIDRYLKHASVRGAELVVFPELAIVGYPPKDLLDQDGFVRRSRQALDRLAADHPKEKFIVGFVDTGGKEGKGRANAAAYVEGGKIQFIHRKVLLPNYDVFDEVRYFDAGRNVDVVKIGDRKIGITICEDIWNDESILGRKLYGRNPAEELKQMGAELIINISASPYHDGKEQVRRKLVDGLIEDLRLPILLVNLVGGNDELLFDGGSFAADARGKIFCRAKVFEEDLVFMDLDLMQGEFRDWPEEEQEWMSRALVMGLRDYARKCGFQKVVVGLSGGIDSSLVALLAVEALGPKNVMGVSMPSRFTSPMSREDAESLAKKLGIEFLTLPIDPIAQSYEEALSDAFSGKKRDVTEENIQARVRGNLLMALSNKFGSLVLSTGNKSELAVGYCTQYGDMAGGLAVISDLPKEKVYKMARHLNRKWNAIAERVFTRPPSAELRPNQKDEDSLPPYSVLDPILRLYVEEMAGVEEIMGAGFDRATVQRVIDLVDRNEFKRRQAAPGLRLSAKAFGVGRRMPIARGSA, encoded by the coding sequence ATGCGCGTGGCGCTGGCACAAATCAATACGTCCACGGGTGCGATCGATGAAAACTGCAAACGGATCGATCGCTATCTGAAACATGCCTCGGTCCGCGGCGCGGAATTGGTCGTTTTTCCCGAACTGGCGATCGTCGGTTATCCGCCCAAGGATCTTTTGGACCAAGACGGTTTCGTTCGGCGAAGCCGGCAAGCGCTCGATCGCTTGGCCGCCGACCATCCGAAAGAAAAATTCATCGTCGGTTTCGTCGACACCGGCGGAAAGGAAGGGAAGGGAAGGGCCAACGCCGCCGCCTATGTGGAAGGTGGAAAGATCCAGTTCATCCATCGAAAGGTGTTGCTGCCCAACTACGACGTGTTCGATGAGGTTCGCTATTTCGATGCCGGCAGGAATGTCGACGTCGTCAAGATCGGCGATCGGAAAATCGGCATCACGATTTGTGAGGACATTTGGAACGACGAATCGATTCTGGGGCGGAAGCTCTATGGCCGAAATCCGGCGGAAGAGCTCAAACAAATGGGGGCCGAACTCATTATCAATATTTCCGCTTCGCCGTATCACGATGGAAAAGAGCAGGTTCGCCGGAAACTGGTGGACGGTCTGATCGAAGATCTTCGCCTTCCGATCCTTCTAGTGAACCTGGTTGGAGGGAACGACGAGCTTCTTTTTGACGGCGGAAGCTTCGCGGCCGATGCACGGGGGAAAATTTTCTGCCGGGCGAAGGTGTTCGAAGAGGATTTGGTTTTCATGGATTTGGATTTGATGCAGGGGGAATTCCGCGACTGGCCCGAGGAAGAACAGGAGTGGATGTCTCGGGCGTTGGTCATGGGTCTTCGGGATTACGCAAGGAAGTGCGGATTTCAAAAGGTGGTGGTGGGTCTCTCCGGCGGGATCGACTCATCTTTGGTTGCATTATTGGCCGTGGAAGCCTTGGGACCCAAGAACGTAATGGGCGTCTCGATGCCGTCACGCTTTACCAGTCCAATGAGCCGGGAGGACGCGGAATCGCTGGCGAAAAAACTGGGCATTGAGTTTCTGACCCTACCGATCGACCCGATCGCGCAATCGTATGAAGAAGCACTGAGCGATGCATTTTCCGGGAAAAAACGGGATGTCACGGAGGAAAATATTCAAGCGCGCGTTCGGGGAAATCTCTTGATGGCCTTGTCGAATAAATTTGGTTCTCTTGTGTTGAGCACCGGGAACAAATCCGAACTGGCGGTGGGATATTGCACGCAATACGGCGACATGGCGGGAGGGCTGGCCGTGATTTCCGATCTGCCAAAGGAAAAGGTTTACAAAATGGCGCGTCATCTCAACCGGAAATGGAACGCGATTGCCGAGCGGGTTTTCACCCGGCCTCCCTCGGCGGAACTTCGGCCGAATCAAAAAGACGAAGATTCCTTGCCGCCGTATTCCGTTCTCGATCCGATTTTACGGCTCTACGTCGAGGAAATGGCCGGCGTGGAAGAGATTATGGGCGCCGGATTCGATCGCGCGACGGTTCAACGGGTGATCGACCTGGTGGACCGAAACGAATTTAAGCGAAGGCAGGCGGCGCCCGGACTCCGGTTGTCGGCCAAAGCTTTCGGGGTCGGTCGTCGGATGCCGATTGCTCGGGGGAGCGCATGA
- a CDS encoding N-acetylmuramoyl-L-alanine amidase, whose translation MNAWSASALFLSISASVYGSFPILPLYAQDALGFTIVLDPGHGGSDTGVQMGAISEKTVDLEVAKRTEQLLSGRSDISVFLTRRDDYGLSLDERRRLANSHRPGIFVSLHMAGAPDPVVRGARIYALSSVSVLREDLVMPLMSAHQAYTQESWRWVSALTDQFLEDNPETTMQISALPLAPLLGITMPAAMVELGYLTSTEGNRWENPATWDRAATMLVAAIDRFRSPGNNPSP comes from the coding sequence ATGAACGCCTGGAGCGCCTCTGCACTCTTCCTTAGTATCTCAGCTTCGGTCTACGGAAGTTTTCCCATTTTGCCGCTCTATGCCCAGGACGCGTTGGGCTTTACTATCGTCCTGGATCCCGGCCACGGCGGGAGCGATACCGGCGTGCAAATGGGCGCGATCTCGGAGAAGACGGTCGATCTGGAAGTCGCCAAGCGCACCGAGCAACTCCTGTCCGGTCGATCGGACATCAGCGTGTTTCTCACGCGCCGCGACGACTACGGTCTTTCTCTCGACGAGCGGAGGCGTCTCGCCAATAGTCATCGTCCGGGAATTTTTGTGAGCCTGCACATGGCGGGGGCGCCCGATCCGGTGGTTCGAGGAGCGAGGATTTACGCCTTAAGCTCGGTGTCCGTACTTCGGGAAGATCTCGTCATGCCGCTCATGTCCGCTCACCAGGCGTATACCCAAGAGTCCTGGCGATGGGTTTCGGCGTTGACGGACCAGTTCTTGGAGGACAATCCCGAAACGACGATGCAAATCTCCGCTCTGCCGTTGGCTCCGCTTTTGGGGATCACTATGCCGGCGGCTATGGTGGAGCTGGGCTATCTCACCTCCACGGAGGGGAACCGATGGGAAAACCCCGCGACGTGGGACCGGGCCGCAACGATGCTCGTCGCAGCTATTGACCGTTTTCGCTCGCCGGGCAACAATCCGTCGCCATGA
- a CDS encoding CpsB/CapC family capsule biosynthesis tyrosine phosphatase, with product MLDVHAHFLPALDDGAKTVGDSVGILRGLSDIGFTHVVATPHFYPGRYTPTAASIREAAEKVREAIRKEGISIEILLGRECLLDYELLSAPERETFPFDWKGKKYQLIELPQITVPKAAATYLETLHAAKILPLLAHAERYNRIIRDPERVQEYIDMGFRIQVDLMSFPKSAHRALRSAAMAFLKADRIDLVATDIHRPSQLPEIRDAVEFLRKECGDERLERLCTLP from the coding sequence GTGTTGGATGTCCACGCGCATTTTCTCCCCGCTCTCGACGACGGAGCGAAGACGGTCGGCGACTCGGTGGGTATATTGCGCGGCCTATCGGATATTGGATTTACCCATGTGGTCGCCACGCCTCATTTTTATCCGGGTCGATATACGCCCACCGCTGCATCTATCCGCGAAGCCGCGGAAAAGGTCAGGGAAGCGATTCGGAAGGAAGGCATTTCCATCGAGATTCTCCTCGGCCGCGAATGCCTTTTGGATTACGAGCTGCTTTCGGCGCCGGAGCGCGAGACGTTCCCGTTTGATTGGAAGGGGAAAAAATACCAATTGATCGAGCTGCCGCAGATCACCGTTCCCAAGGCCGCCGCCACGTATCTTGAGACGCTCCATGCCGCCAAAATCCTTCCGCTCCTCGCCCACGCCGAACGATACAACCGAATTATCCGCGATCCGGAGCGGGTGCAGGAATATATCGACATGGGTTTTCGAATTCAGGTGGACCTCATGAGCTTTCCGAAGTCGGCGCACCGAGCGCTTCGGTCCGCGGCGATGGCGTTTTTGAAGGCCGATCGAATCGATTTGGTGGCCACCGATATTCACCGCCCTTCGCAGCTCCCTGAAATTCGGGATGCCGTGGAATTTCTTCGAAAGGAATGTGGGGATGAACGCCTGGAGCGCCTCTGCACTCTTCCTTAG
- a CDS encoding NAD(+)/NADH kinase, with amino-acid sequence MKLRRVVVVYKKSSYQVYARERRDRRFLKLLRQKHGVVGRLVRSHRAHTEVLGHVRSVLRRRGIAVEFIYRAQGFSERKADLVLTVGGDGTFLEASHSVIHRPILGINSNPEESVGFLCGTTARRLERILDSIREDRLHPTELARLRVRMDKKVLPVQVLNDVLICHANPAATSRYIMQLRGIREEHKSSGVWISPPAGSTAATGAAGGRRLPIRSRAFQFLVREIYHPTGKRFRLAGGIVRPGDSLVVFSKMRAGKIYLDGAHIHYPFSIGERLQISATAPPLLAFGLDGKRGRRRS; translated from the coding sequence ATGAAGCTCCGCCGCGTCGTGGTCGTATATAAGAAGAGTTCGTACCAGGTTTATGCGCGGGAGCGGCGCGACCGGAGGTTCCTGAAGCTCCTTCGACAGAAACACGGCGTAGTCGGGCGTTTGGTCCGAAGCCATCGGGCGCACACGGAAGTGTTGGGTCACGTTCGGAGCGTTCTTCGCCGCCGCGGCATCGCCGTCGAGTTTATCTATCGGGCGCAGGGATTTTCGGAGCGGAAAGCGGACCTGGTGCTTACCGTGGGAGGGGACGGTACGTTTTTGGAAGCCTCTCACAGCGTGATCCATCGCCCGATCCTCGGAATCAATTCAAACCCGGAGGAGAGCGTCGGATTTCTATGCGGAACGACGGCAAGGCGCCTGGAGCGGATTCTCGATTCCATTCGCGAAGATCGCTTGCACCCGACGGAGTTGGCGCGGCTCCGGGTCCGTATGGACAAAAAAGTGCTGCCGGTGCAGGTGCTCAACGATGTCTTGATCTGTCACGCCAACCCGGCCGCGACCTCCCGGTACATCATGCAATTGCGAGGAATCCGGGAAGAACACAAGTCCTCGGGCGTCTGGATTTCTCCCCCCGCCGGCTCGACAGCCGCGACCGGCGCCGCGGGTGGAAGAAGGTTGCCCATTCGATCCCGGGCGTTTCAGTTTCTCGTGCGGGAAATCTACCACCCCACCGGCAAGCGATTTCGTTTGGCCGGCGGGATTGTCCGGCCGGGTGATTCGCTTGTCGTTTTTTCCAAAATGCGCGCGGGCAAAATCTATTTGGACGGCGCACATATTCATTACCCGTTTTCTATCGGTGAGCGGCTTCAGATCTCGGCGACGGCTCCTCCGCTCTTGGCATTCGGTCTCGACGGCAAACGGGGACGAAGGCGATCATGA